CACGGGACGAAATCCTCACAGACATAGGCTCCACCATCATAGCCAAACCCATACAATCTGATCTCGAGCAAATCAAAGCAGGCGGTATAGTCTGGGGGTACCCACATTGTGCCCAACAAAGCCAAATCACCCAAACAGCCATAGACAAAAAACTCACCTTGATAGCCTTCGAGGACATGTATGCCTGGCACCCCAGCGGTCAAGTAGGCCGACACACCTTCTACAAAAACAACGAGATGGCGGGCTACAGTGCTGTCATACATGCCCTACAACTCAAAGGAATCGACGGCCACTACGGCAACCAAAGGAAAGTCATCATCTTCAGTTTTGGAGCGGTGAGTCGTGGAGCCATCTACGCCCTCAAGGCCCATGGGTTCAGAGACATCACCATCTGCATCCAACGCCCCGATCACGAGGTGCGAGAAGAAGTACTCGATGTACACTATGTCCGAATCAGAAAAGGCACAGCCAACGAACCTCGCTTGCTCTTGGTCGAGCATGACGGATCCGAGCGTCCCCTCCAAGACCTCATACACGAGTCAGAGATCATAATCAACGGGACGTTCCAAGACACGGACGATCCGATGAACTATGTCAATGAAGACGAAAAATCCTGTCTGAGACCAGGCAGCCTGATCATAGACGTGAGCTGCGACGAAGGAATGGGCTTCTATTTCGCCAAGCCGACCACATTCAAACAACCCATGATCTCGATAGGTACGGTCGACTACTACGCCGTAGACCACACCCCGAGTTATTTTTGGGAAAGTGCCTCTCGGTCTATTTCTGCAGCACTGGTCGTACACATCCCCGCTGTGATCAAAGGGCGAGCCAGCTGGGCAGAAAATCAAACCATACAAAATGCCATCAATATAGACCAAGGTGTGATCGTCAAAGACCACATCTTGCGATTCCAAGACAGACAGGCCAAGTACCCTCACGCCGCCCTACAATCCTAGCGACACTAGGGCGCCAACAGGCCTTGACCCCATCGAAAGTGGAAAACTCCCACTTTCGATGGGGTCGTTTCATTGTCAGCACAGCGTATACTCTGATGTATCCACCATCTACCTATTGGATAGGAGACAAAGGCTAAAGCAAAAGGTTCCTTGGTGTATATTTGTACAAAGACAACTTATCTACCCAATACAAAGGCATCCTTTCACTTTTCTACTATGAAACAATTCGTCATACTTCTCTTCGCTATCTCAACCCTATCTTGCAACTCTAATCACAAAGAGACGCAAAACACCCTTACAGATTCTATCACACGAACGGACAATACCGAACACTTCGATTGGCTCTTGGGCCAGTGGCAAAGGCTCAACGAAGAGGAAGGCAAAGAGACCTATGAATACTGGCACAAGGTAAGCGATACGGAGTACACTGGCCTAGGCTTCACGATGCAAGCATCTGACACCATATGGCAAGAACAAATGCGCCTCGTCAAACACGACAAAAACTGGAATCTCACGATACAATCCCCAGGAGAATCCGTCCCTACGACGTTCAAAGGCACAGCTCACAGCGCTACCGAATTCACATGTACCAACAATGAAATCAGTTTCCCCAACCGCATCACATATTGGAGCAGCAATGACCGGCTATTTGCAACCGTCGATGGAGGAGATCTCAGTCTATCTTTTGAATTCGAAAAGACCGGCTCCCGCTAAAGCACCTCCCTATCCCCTCTTCGGCTGTCAACTTTGAAGCAAATCTACCCGCCTCCCCACTAGTGACTCAAACTGTCAAGAGACGAATGTGTATTCCTTTGTCGGAAGACATAAAGTATCTAAATTGCTGCATACAACCAGTCCTAATAACTGACCAGCATGTACGACTCTGAAAAGGAAAACAAAGCTCCCAAACGATACGCTCATTCGGACATCCGCAAACGAGACCGAAAACTCGCCAAGATAGCCAGCGAGAACCAAAGAAAGGAAAAAGAGATGACGATGGAAGAATGCTTGGCTTCCATCGAAGAAATCCAACAAGGAGGTGCCAACAAGAAATCACCCATCGACAAGCCTAAATCCACCATACAACAAGCAGCCCACCAAACAACAGATACTGCCCTTGCCAAAAGGGACGCCGAGACAAGCCAAGAGTGTTACACCTATTTTCAAGAGACCAAAGAAGCATACATAAGTGAGAGTGCTACGAGGGCAGATACTCTAGAAAACCGCTTCATCGAATTTGAGCTCCACTGTGAAAAGAATCAAATTCAAATAGGCACAAAAACCTATGTCAATGCACTCACCAATGTTTTTCCGGGTATCGTGTGGGACAAGGCCCTCTTGCCAGACACGGTAGACAAGAAACAAGACAAAACCACCGCTACCAACAACAAAACCGTCGTTTGGCCGAGCAATCACAAAAAAGAATACAACATGATGTATTCTAAACTCAAGGACGGCAAAGCCGCAGGAACATCCACTGATCTGCGTCAAAAAAATGAAACCGGTGAGTTGGATGCCGCTACGGTCAAGGTACTGGACCCAAGCAACCATCCTTGGGTGCTGTGCCAAATGTATGTAGCTGGACAAAAAGAAGAAGGATATATCCATGCTTCCATACTCTCTGTACTCTTGGGGGAGGTAGTCCTGGAGGCAAAACACCAAATAGCCAACGAGCATACTGTAGTCAAGACCAAATCAGGGGCTAACATCTACGAGAAGCCCAATGGCAAATTGCTAGAAACCGCGGCGTTCAACGATGAGGTATTTGTCTTATCAGTTGACCCATACGACTGGGCATACATCCTCTACCAAGGTCAACGAGCATATGTCAACGTTAATTTCCTAAATACAGGCACGCCCATGCCCTGTGTGGGTGCCAAACTCTACCAAATCAAAGAGGGTGAAGGAGTCGATCAGATCGTCAAGGAACGAATAGGCAACGGCAAAGAAATGGATCGAAGGTTCTACGCCAACGTACTACTCTATGTCAACAACCCCGCCAACGATCCATCCAAAGGCATATACATCGAAGGTGAAAACTTTGACATCACGAATTTCATCCCGGTAGATTATGACAAGTTCAAGACGCGTAAGGATTATTTAATATGGATCCCCACCAAAACCTACTGCGAAGGACTCAAAGGGGTCGTCAACTCCGGGTCTTATAAAGGGGAGGTCAAACAAACCATCAAATCACTAGCCAACACTGTCTCCAAAACCGTCGACAAGTATTGGCCCGAAAACTGGGGAGCCTTCTACGGAATGGACGTAGCGGCCACCTTTGCCATCCCCGTGGGAGCCAAGGCACAGATCGAAACGTACTTT
The DNA window shown above is from Reichenbachiella sp. 5M10 and carries:
- a CDS encoding N(5)-(carboxyethyl)ornithine synthase; its protein translation is MTLLTMGVIGTSKKEDERRVPIHPEHLNRLPESIRKQLIFEKGYGKPFNLSDEQIGEQVGGVASRDEILTDIGSTIIAKPIQSDLEQIKAGGIVWGYPHCAQQSQITQTAIDKKLTLIAFEDMYAWHPSGQVGRHTFYKNNEMAGYSAVIHALQLKGIDGHYGNQRKVIIFSFGAVSRGAIYALKAHGFRDITICIQRPDHEVREEVLDVHYVRIRKGTANEPRLLLVEHDGSERPLQDLIHESEIIINGTFQDTDDPMNYVNEDEKSCLRPGSLIIDVSCDEGMGFYFAKPTTFKQPMISIGTVDYYAVDHTPSYFWESASRSISAALVVHIPAVIKGRASWAENQTIQNAINIDQGVIVKDHILRFQDRQAKYPHAALQS
- a CDS encoding DUF6265 family protein, encoding MKQFVILLFAISTLSCNSNHKETQNTLTDSITRTDNTEHFDWLLGQWQRLNEEEGKETYEYWHKVSDTEYTGLGFTMQASDTIWQEQMRLVKHDKNWNLTIQSPGESVPTTFKGTAHSATEFTCTNNEISFPNRITYWSSNDRLFATVDGGDLSLSFEFEKTGSR